In Vigna unguiculata cultivar IT97K-499-35 chromosome 3, ASM411807v1, whole genome shotgun sequence, a single genomic region encodes these proteins:
- the LOC114178933 gene encoding ethylene-responsive transcription factor SHINE 3-like has product MENIGTSELSHQSQNQNKNLPMMPYEKRVMKIPKVGKKIEKKFLGVRQRPSGRWIAEIKDSSQKLRLWLGTFDKAEEAAMAYDCAARLLRGRNAKTNFPNPGIMNTHEQDYYSILGKNPRSYQLLKHAVMKNHALSASLYSTFMPWKNQIMMRDEHDILVEETVVCSIPEQGSACCGISYGSSKVYSSVVVAPSFGVSSHDVTP; this is encoded by the coding sequence ATGGAAAACATAGGCACCTCAGAACTTTCACACCAATCTCAAAACCAAAACAAGAATCTTCCCATGATGCCCTATGAGAAGAGAGTGATGAAGATTCCAAAAGTAGGAAAAAAGATTGAGAAAAAGTTTCTTGGGGTTAGACAAAGACCTTCAGGAAGATGGATTGCTGAGATCAAGGATTCCTCACAGAAACTAAGGCTTTGGTTAGGAACTTTTGACAAAGCAGAAGAAGCTGCCATGGCTTATGACTGTGCTGCAAGGCTTCTTAGAGGGAGAAATGCcaaaacaaattttccaaaccCTGGAATCATGAACACTCATGAACAAGATTATTACAGCATTTTGGGCAAGAATCCAAGGTCTTACCAACTTCTTAAACATGCAGTTATGAAGAACCATGCACTTTCAGCATCTCTTTATTCCACATTCATGCCCTGGAAAAACCAGATCATGATGAGAGATGAACATGACATCCTTGTTGAAGAAACTGTAGTTTGTTCCATTCCCGAACAAGGCTCTGCCTGCTGTGGAATTTCGTATGGAAGTTCTAAGGTTTATTCTTCTGTTGTTGTAGCTCCTTCTTTCGGTGTTTCTTCTCATGATGTAACCCCCTAA